A portion of the Glandiceps talaboti chromosome 13, keGlaTala1.1, whole genome shotgun sequence genome contains these proteins:
- the LOC144444707 gene encoding peroxisomal acyl-coenzyme A oxidase 1-like has product MPINPDIQRERENATFPVDELTHIRDGGKGKTVRRRHIESLALNDHDFDWGDRSFLTRDEEYSLAVKHGVLTEQKIKEHNIVDENEQNVYRGAVMRKRRHGNALGLHILMFIPTIKGQGTEEQQRKWLPLAESMKVIGTYSQTELGHGTFIRGLETTATYIPEREEFVLHSPKLTSLKWWPGSLGKTVNYSVVMAQLCTKGKCYGVHPFLVQLRSLETHQPLKGVTVGDIGPKFGFNSSDNGFLGLDHVSIPRTNMLMKFAKVLPDGTYVKPPRDKLAYGSMMYVRVAYLGGSAEALAMACTVAIRYSAVRRQSEMTPGGREPQVLDYQSQQLKLFPQLATVYAFYLTEQKTHKMYLKLLEDLGKGEFNTLQDMHALTSGLKAFVTSAMSRGIEVCRLSCGGHGYSHASGLPDIYTMYTHFQTAEGENTVLLLQTARYLMKSAGNAMSGGALSGQVEYLSEAVQENSDIKTESDVLNLDLLLNAYKHRSQRLVMEAARKFRAEMSLDQQHHVAWNKCHIELLKAATAHIHYFIVEAFKDIVQATQMSSSVNSVLNSLCQLYAIHGIHDNAGDFLQDGYLSADQLAMVTHQMVTVFATLRPNAVSLVDAFDFPDGILASSLGTYDGNVYEKIYQWAKQSPLNRQEVHDSYKYLQPMLTANSSKL; this is encoded by the exons ATGCCGATAAATCCAGACATACAGAGGGAAAGAGAAAACGCAACATTCCCCGTGGATGAGTTAACACACATCAGGGACGGTGGAAAGGGGAAAACAGTGCGACGACGTCATATTG AATCACTGGCTCTGAACGATCATGATTTTGATTGGGGAGATAGAAGTTTTCTAACTCGAGATGAGGAGTACTCATTAGCTGTCAAACATGGCGTCCTCACCGAACAGAAAATCAAGGAACATAATATCGTGGACGAGAATGAACAGAATGTATATAGAGG TGCTGTAATGAGAAAGCGTCGTCATGGTAATGCACTGGGGTTGCATATATTGATGTTTATACCAACTATCAAAGGACAAGGAACTGAGGAACAGCAAAGAAAGTGGCTGCCATTGGCTGAAAGCATGAAAGTAATCGGAACCTATTCACAGACTGAGTTGGGCCATG GAACTTTCATCAGAGGGCTGGAAACCACAGCAACTTACATCCCTGAAAGAGAAGAATTTGTACTACATTCTCCCAAACTAACGTCTTTGAAATGGTGGCCAGGAAGTT TAGGAAAGACGGTTAATTACTCAGTTGTAATGGCTCAGCTGTGCACCAAGGGGAAGTGTTATGGTGTTCATCCATTCCTAGTCCAACTAAGAAGCTTGGAAACTCATCAACCACTGAAAG GAGTGACTGTCGGTGATATAGGACCAAAGTTTGGCTTCAATAGTAGTGATAATGGATTTCTAGGATTGGATCATGTTAGCATTCCAAGGACAAATATGCTGATGAAATTTGCTAag GTGTTACCGGATGGCACATATGTCAAACCACCTAGAGACAAGCTTGCATATGGTAGTATGATGTATGTCAGAGTGGCTTACTTAGGAGGGAGTGCAGAGGCATTGGCCATGGCTTGTACCGTTGCTATTAGATACAGTGCTGTCAGAAGACAAAGTGAAATGACACCTGG TGGCCGGGAGCCACAGGTTTTAGACTATCAATCCCAACAGTTGAAGCTTTTTCCCCAGTTAGCAACAGTTTATGCTTTTTACCTCACTGAACAAAAAACCCACAAGATGTACTTAAAACTCCTGGAAGATCTTGGGAAAGGTGAATTCAATACTCTTCAAGAT ATGCATGCTTTAACTTCCGGGTTGAAAGCCTTTGTAACCAGTGCTATGAGTCGTGGTATTGAAGTTTGTCGTCTATCCTGTGGTGGACATGGTTATTCTCATGCCAGTGGATTACCAGATATATACACTATGTATACTCATTTCCAGACTGCAGAGGGTGAAAACACGGTCCTTCTGTTACAAACTGCAAG ATATTTGATGAAGAGTGCTGGAAATGCTATGTCAGGTGGTGCCCTGTCAGGACAGGTAGAATACCTCTCTGAAGCCGTACAGGAAAACTCTGATATCAAGACTGAATCTGATGTACTGAACCTTGACCTGTTGCTCAATGCGTATAAACATAGATCACAAAG ATTGGTCATGGAAGCAGCAAGAAAATTTCGAGCAGAGATGTCCCTGGACCAACAGCACCATGTAGCATGGAATAAATGTCATATCGAGCTACTGAAGGCAGCCACA GCTCATATTCACTACTTCATTGTTGAAGCTTTCAAAGATATAGTACAGGCTACACAGATGTCAAGTTCTGTCAATTCTGTATTGAATTCACTCTGTCAATTGTATGCTATACATGGCATTCATGACAATGCAGGGGATTTCTTACAG GATGGATACTTATCAGCAGATCAGTTGGCTATGGTGACTCATCAGATGGTGACTGTGTTTGCAACCCTTCGTCCAAATGCAGTTTCTTTAGTAGATGCATTTGACTTCCCTGATGGTATTTTAGCATCTTCATTAGGCACATACGATGGTAATGTGTATGAGAAGATATACCAATGGGCCAAACAGTCACCACTTAACAGACAAGAG GTACATGACTCCTACAAATACTTACAGCCCATGTTGACTGCAAACAGTTCTAAACTGTGA
- the LOC144444217 gene encoding failed axon connections homolog, translated as MIQLLWTVGAVIVAGVSFIGIRKLLPRKRNLVDLPKDTVILRQIGRGRYAPSLSPFPLKLETYLRFANIPYVSAHGLEMSPKNKTPWIQLNGEIFSDSGFIIEMLNERFNVDLSKHLSPSERATARAFEKMVEENFVWTLAHYRWLGKNPNVLSLLPQIPILTSLVFRYARRSTRQLMYGHGMGRHSEDEIYSIAEKDIRALSVILGDKKFMFGNEPCQEDCAIFGQLAQVVWQLSGSPQEALVKGDYKNLERYCYRMRERFWPDWEQCIMGDQKFKSFSPYPDSDPTLWREK; from the exons GAAGAGAAATCTGGTGGACCTTCCCAAAGATACAGTGATACTGCGTCAAATTGGACGAGGTCGATATGCGCCCAGCCTTTCTCCTTTTCCTTTGAAATTGGAAACATATCTGAGATTTGCTAACATCCCTTATGTG AGCGCACACGGCCTTGAGATGTCaccaaaaaacaaaactccatggATTCAATTAAATGGGGAAATCTTCAGTGATTCCGGTTTTATTATTGAGATGCTTAATGAAAGATTCAATGTAGATCTCAGTAAACATTTGAGTCCGTCAGAAAGAGCCACGGCTAGGGCCTTTGAGAAAATGGTAGAAGAAAATTTTGTATG GACACTGGCGCATTATCGGTGGTTGGGCAAAAATCCGAATGTGCTATCGCTTCTGCCTCAAATTCCTATTTTGACGTCGTTAGTGTTCAGGTATGCAAGGCGTAGCACTAGGCAATTGATGTACGGTCATGGAATGGGTCGTCATAGCGAGGATGAGATATACAGCATAGCTGAAAAAGACATCAGGGCACTGTCTGTAATTCTAG GGGACAAGAAGTTTATGTTTGGTAACGAACCCTGTCAGGAGGACtgtgccatatttggacaacTTGCACAGGTTGTTTGGCAACTTTCTGGTTCTCCTCAAGAAGCACTTGTGAAAG GTGATTACAAGAATCTTGAACGCTATTGCTATAGGATGAGGGAACGGTTCTGGCCTGACTGGGaacaatgcatcatgggagatcAAAAGTTCAAGAGTTTCAGTCCATATCCTGACTCAGATCCAACGTTATGGAGGGAAAAATAA